In the Mus pahari chromosome 19, PAHARI_EIJ_v1.1, whole genome shotgun sequence genome, one interval contains:
- the Slc5a5 gene encoding sodium/iodide cotransporter, whose product MEGAEAGARATFGAWDYGVFATMLLVSTGIGLWVGLARGGQRSADDFFTGGRQLAAVPVGLSLAASFMSAVQVLGVPAEAARYGLKFLWMCVGQLLNSLLTALLFLPIFYRLGLTSTYQYLELRFSRAVRLCGTLQYLVATMLYTGIVIYAPALILNQVTGLDIWASLLSTGIICTLYTTVGGMKAVVWTDVFQVVVMLVGFWVILARGVMLMGGPWNVLSLAQNHSRINLMDFDPDPRSRYTFWTFIVGGSLVWLSMYGVNQAQVQRYVACHTERKAKLALLVNQLGLFLIVASAACCGTVMFVYYKDCDPLLTGRIAAPDQYMPLLVLDIFEDLPGVPGLFLACAYSGTLSTASTSINAMAAVTVEDLIKPRMPTLAPRKLVFISKGLSFIYGSACLTVAALSSLLGGGVLQGSFTVMGVISGPLLGAFTLGMLLPACNTPGVLSGLAAGLAVSLWVAVGATLYPPGEQTMGVLPTSAAGCTNASVLPGPPGAANASRGIPSSGMATGRPALADTFYAISYLYYGALGTLTTMLCGALISYLTGPTKRSSLGPGLLWWDLARQTASVAPKEDTATLEDSLVKGPEDIPAATKKPPGFRPGAETHPLYLGHDVETNL is encoded by the exons ATGGAGGGCGCGGAGGCCGGGGCCCGGGCCACCTTCGGCGCCTGGGACTACGGCGTGTTCGCGACCATGCTGCTGGTGTCCACGGGCATCGGTCTGTGGGTCGGCCTGGCCCGCGGCGGCCAGCGCAGCGCCGACGACTTCTTCACCGGGGGCCGGCAGCTGGCGGCAGTGCCTGTGGGGCTGTCGCTGGCCGCTAGCTTCATGTCGGCAGTGCAGGTGCTCGGGGTCCCTGCCGAGGCAGCGCGCTACGGTCTCAAGTTTCTGTGGATGTGCGTGGGCCAGCTGCTCAACTCGCTGCTCACAGCCTTGCTCTTCTTGCCGATCTTCTACCGCCTGGGCCTTACCAGCACCTACCAG TACCTAGAACTGCGCTTCAGCCGAGCGGTCCGGCTCTGCGGGACGCTGCAGTACTTGGTGGCCACG ATGCTGTACACTGGCATCGTGATCTACGCGCCTGCGCTCATCCTGAACCAAG TGACTGGGTTGGACATCTGGGCATCGCTCCTGTCCACAGGAATCATCTGCACCTTGTACACGACCGTG ggTGGTATGAAGGCCGTGGTCTGGACAGATGTGTTCCAGGTTGTGGTAATGCTCGTCGGCTTCTGGGTGATCCTGGCTCGAGGTGTCATGCTCATGGGGGGCCCCTGGAACGTGCTCAGTCTCGCTCAAAACCATTCCCGGATCAACCTGATGGA CTTTGACCCTGACCCTCGGAGCCGCTACACCTTCTGGACTTTTATCGTGGGTGGCTCCCTGGTGTGGCTCTCCATGTATGGTGTGAACCAAGCCCAGGTGCAGCGCTACGTGGCctgtcacacagagagaaaggccaAGCT GGCCCTGCTTGTCAACCAGCTGGGCCTCTTCCTGATTGTGGCTAGTGCGGCTTGCTGTGGCACTGTCATGTTCGTCTACTACAAGGACTGCGACCCCCTCCTCACAGGCCGCATCGCAGCCCCCGATCAG TACATGCCACTGCTCGTGTTGGACATTTTTGAAGATCTGCCAGGAGTTCCCGGGCTCTTCCTGGCCTGTGCCTACAGCGGCACCCTCAG tacCGCGTCCACCAGTATCAACGCTATGGCAGCTGTAACTGTGGAAGACCTCATCAAGCCCAGGATGCCTACCCTGGCACCTCGGAAGCTGGTTTTCATCTCTAAAgggctct CATTCATCTACGGCTCAGCCTGCCTCACTGTGGCTGCTCTGTCCTCGCTGCTGGGAGGTGGGGTCCTCCAG GGCTCCTTCACCGTGATGGGTGTCATCAGCGGGCCTCTCCTTGGAGCCTTCACCCTCGGGATGCTGCTCCCAGCCTGCAACACGCCA GGCGTCCTCTCCGGGCTGGCAGCAGGCTTAGCTGTATCCCTGTGGGTGGCCGTGGGGGCCACACTGTACCCGCCTGGAGAGCAGACCATGGGGGTGCTGCCCACCTCGGCTGCGGGATGCACCAATGCCTCGGTCCTCCCGGGCCCACCCGGAGCCGCCAACGCTTCCAGAGGGATCCCCAG TTCTGGAATGGCCACGGGTCGCCCCGCCCTTGCCGACACCTTTTATGCCATCTCCTATCTCTACTACGGGGCTCTGGGCACCTTGACCACTATGCTTTGCGGCGCCCTCATCAGCTACCTAACTG GCCCCACCAAGCGCAGCTCCCTGGGCCCTGGATTACTGTGGTGGGACCTCGCTCGGCAGACAGCATCTGTGGCCCCAAAGGAGGACACCGCCACCCTGGAGGACAGCCTGGTGAAG GGACCGGAAGACATCCCTGCTGCGACCAAGAAGCCCCCTGGCTTCAGGCCAGGAGCCGAGACCCACCCCCTGTATCTGGGGCACGATGTTGAGACCAACCTCTGA
- the Rpl18a gene encoding 60S ribosomal protein L18a: MKASGTLREYKVVGRCLPTPKCHTPPLYRMRIFAPNHVVAKSRFWYFVSQLKKMKKSSGEIVYCGQVFEKSPLRVKNFGIWLRYDSRSGTHNMYREYRDLTTAGAVTQCYRDMGARHRARAHSIQIMKVEEIAAGKCRRPAVKQFHDSKIKFPLPHRVLRRQHKPRFTTKRPNTFF, from the exons ATGAAGGCCTCGGGCACG CTTCGGGAGTACAAGGTGGTGGGGCGCTGCTTGCCAACCCCAAAATGCCACACGCCACCGCTGTACCGGATGCGAATCTTTGCACCCAACCATGTGGTGGCCAAGTCCCGCTTCTGGTACTTTGTGTCACagctgaagaagatgaagaagtcaTCCGGGGAGATTGTGTACTGCGGACAG GTGTTTGAGAAGTCACCCCTGCGCGTGAAGAACTTCGGCATCTGGCTGCGCTATGACTCCAGAAGTGGCACTCACAACATGTACCGAGAGTACCGTGACCTGACCACTGCTGGTGCAGTCACACAGTGCT ACCGAGACATGGGTGCCAGACACCGTGCCCGTGCCCACTCCATCCAGATCATGAAGGTGGAAGAGATTGCAGCTGGCAAGTGCCGCCGGCCAGCTGTCAAGCAGTTCCAC GACTCCAAGATCAAATTCCCACTGCCCCACCGCGTGTTGCGGCGCCAGCACAAGCCACGCTTCACCACCAAGAGGCCCAACACCTTCTTctag